The Rhododendron vialii isolate Sample 1 chromosome 5a, ASM3025357v1 genome contains a region encoding:
- the LOC131326372 gene encoding pentatricopeptide repeat-containing protein At5g08305 encodes MLNASLLSSNANLIQTLISFLDKCKSISELKRIHSLAIAFGLAQYHPFPSRILSLAATSVFPDVDYSHRVFRQLQHPTLFNYNALIRGYSKSKNPSKSIAIFVDMMLVGVTPDHLTYPFLAKASARMGDPQLAGSVHGIVLKAGFQSDRFVANSLIHMYSSCGNVVRARKLFDEMPEKNSVSWNAMLDGYAKCGNLGLAREVFELMPERDVVSWSSLIDGYVKGGQYGEALAIFQRMKVVGPEANEVTLVSVLCACAHLGALEIGRKTHRYMIENALPLTLELRTSLVDMYAKSGAIEEALVVFRGVPLNQTDVLVWNAMIGGLATHGFVMESLALYSEMKIAGIIADEITYLCLLSACAHGGLVKEAWFFFESLNKERMTPKNEHYACMVDVLARAGQLTEAYQFLHQMPIKPTASMFGALFNGCMNHRKLDLAEIVGRKLVELEPEHDGRYIGLSNVYSGIKRWDEARTMREAMERRGLKKSPGFSFVEVCGILHRFIAHDRTHPKSEHIYMMLSIIVNDMKFDAEFGSPECELYDHEFL; translated from the coding sequence ATGTTGAATGCTTCCCTGTTAAGTAGCAATGCCAATCTGATTCAGACTCTCATCTCTTTCCTCGATAAATGCAAGTCCATCTCCGAGCTTAAGCGAATCCATTCCTTGGCCATTGCCTTTGGTCTTGCCCAATACCACCCATTTCCCTCTCGAATCCTGTCTCTCGCCGCGACCTCTGTTTTCCCCGACGTTGACTACTCCCATCGGGTTTTTCGCCAACTCCAACACCCAACACTCTTCAACTACAATGCCCTCATAAGGGGTTACTCCAAAAGCAAGAATCCAAGTAAATCGATAGCCATCTTCGTCGATATGATGCTAGTTGGTGTCACACCAGACCACTTAACTTACCCTTTTCTCGCCAAGGCGTCTGCCCGAATGGGAGACCCTCAACTTGCGGGTTCTGTACATGGGATCGTTCTAAAAGCTGGGTTTCAATCGGATAGATTTGTAGCGAATTCTTTGATCCATATGTACAGTTCCTGTGGGAATGTAGTGCGCGCGCGCAAGCTGTTCGATGAAATGCCTGAGAAGAATTCGGTTTCTTGGAACGCCATGTTGGACGGGTATGCCAAGTGTGGGAACTTGGGTCTGGCGCGGGAAGTGTTTGAGTTAATGCCAGAGAGGGATGTTGTGTCGTGGAGCTCTTTGATTGATGGGTATGTTAAGGGCGGGCAGTACGGAGAGGCTTTGGCGATTTTCCAGAGAATGAAGGTTGTGGGGCCAGAGGCGAACGAGGTGACTTTGGTGAGTGTTTTGTGTGCTTGCGCCCACTTGGGTGCTCTTGAGATCGGGAGGAAGACGCATCGGTATATGATTGAGAATGCTTTGCCGTTAACTCTTGAATTGCGAACCTCGCTCGTGGACATGTATGCCAAATCTGGTGCGATAGAGGAGGCTTTAGTAGTGTTTCGTGGGGTACCACTGAATCAGACCGACGTTTTAGTTTGGAATGCAATGATTGGAGGGCTTGCCACTCATGGGTTTGTGATGGAATCGCTTGCTTTGTATTCAGAAATGAAGATCGCGGGAATCATAGCAGATGAAATCACATACTTGTGCTTGTTGAGTGCTTGTGCTCATGGAGGGCTAGTGAAGGAAGCTTGGTTTTTCTTTGAGTCCCTAAATAAAGAACGAATGACACCAAAGAATGAGCACTATGCTTGTATGGTAGATGTTCTGGCTCGTGCGGGCCAATTAACGGAAGCATACCAATTCTTACATCAAATGCCAATCAAACCGACGGCTTCCATGTTCGGTGCGTTGTTTAACGGTTGTATGAACCATAGAAAATTAGACCTTGCAGAAATAGTGGGAAGGAAGCTCGTTGAGTTGGAGCCGGAACATGATGGTAGATATATTGGTCTGTCGAATGTTTATTCCGGTATCAAGCGCTGGGATGAAGCAAGAACAATGAGAGAAGCCATGGAAAGAAGAGGATTGAAGAAGTCTCCAGGTTTTAGCTTTGTAGAGGTATGTGGAATACTCCACAGGTTCATTGCTCATGATAGAACTCATCCTAAGTCTGAACATATCTATATGATGTTATCCATTATCGTAAACGATATGAAATTTGATGCTGAATTCGGAAGTCCAGAATGTGAGTTATATGATCAtgaatttttatga
- the LOC131326373 gene encoding uncharacterized protein LOC131326373 isoform X3, whose protein sequence is MAATRNRNDDSTTAADVVAVELEALRKEDSSWHPCRVSLSSSGVELIVDYGNADSEDTIVREEEAIARLRIRSIPLDGDDCVHIQEGDHILATRKSQSKSLSFDAEVEKVLRVRHSKKVHCRCTFVIRWLHQDLKETLTVPSSSVMKLARKSINEHPTVSAFLTMLEKSMGRSNPSPLPPIIADLDFDIYLRELLEKQREIISSLTDMPKKRVAGKLMFCVEVDYEEQNQYRAARSSKLSKSHVQAPPGDNHLKRTTRSAKNLQIGMEAKDPSPPAPSIQEELSKCRPPLHPLAGRAAFASLMSKMPQIATSVPLKPETNKDGNSPISTISASGNTQFMVMGASSIRLAKEKGAGSNTSQLPDSRASFACTVSKTKVSQPPKVTRLTRSAIKKGAGIPDGSCHEQKLQPSTSPKRFTCLSVCKAKEPQDVEAKHIMEEHKSGKHSVKDYSEHIIADFAVPERSALEDEKLATSRNDFVVELLPTHDMNTLRQKEECNKMHEVERNRLRNSTSRNRFTRSAVHVENGIKSLKATQGLEADTLGRNTKLNSFEGNVAGAKSSVLETTDWSSSSLEAEGDSPHIEENPNGGKMSSVVKATEKTEGNGERSRSLKRKGTPSKKELRRSPRLQFLPRTRSQNKS, encoded by the exons ATGGCCGCTACTCGTAATCGCAACGATGACAGTACTACTGCAGCGGACGTCGTCGCCGTCGAGCTCGAAGCCCTGCGCAAAGAGGACTCTTCTTGGCACCCTTGCCGTGTCTCTCTCAG CTCCAGTGGAGTCGAACTAATTGTGGACTATGGGAACGCCGATTCAGAAGACACTATAGTTAGGGAAGAAGAAGCAATTGCGCGTCTGCGCATTCGTTCTATCCCTCTAGATGGCGATGATTGTGTCCACATCCAGGAAGGTGACCATATTCTTGCCACCCGAAAGTCACAATCTAAGAGCCTCTCCTTTGATGCTGAGGTAGAaaag GTCCTAAGGGTAAGACACTCAAAGAAGGTCCATTGCAGATGTACTTTTGTGATCAGATGGCTTCACCAAGACCTTAAAGAAACATTAACTGTCCCCTCTAGTTCAGTCATGAAACTGGCTAGAAAAAGCATCAATGAGCATCCAACTGTTTCAGCATTCTTGACTATGCTGGAGAAGAGCATGGGTCGCTCCAATCCATCTCCATTACCACCCATCATAGCAGACCTGGACTTTGATATCTATCTTCGCGAATTGCtggagaaacagagagagattaTCAGTAGTTTAACTGATATGCCAAAGAAGAGAGTTGCAGGCAAACTTATGTTTTGTGTGGAAG TTGATTACGAAGAACAAAATCAGTATAGGGCGGCTCGTTCATCCAAATTAAGCAAGTCACATGTTCAAGCTCCTCCTGGCGATAATCACTTGAAGAGAACTACTCGGAGCGCAAAAAATTTGCAAATAGGAATGGAAGCGAAGGATCCATCACCACCAGCTCCATCCATCCAAGAGGAGCTGTCGAAATGCCGGCCTCCATTGCATCCACTTGCTGGTCGTGCTGCTTTTGCATCATTAATGTCAAAAATGCCTCAAATAGCTACCTCAGTTCCATTGAAACCAGAGACAAATAAAGATGGAAACTCGCCCATCTCAACCATTAGTGCTTCAGGAAATACTCAATTTATGGTGATGGGTGCTTCTTCCATAAGGTTGGCGAAGGAGAAGGGAGCTGGAAGTAATACCTCACAACTTCCTGATTCTAGGGCCAGTTTTGCATGCACAGTATCCAAAACGAAGGTAAGCCAGCCTCCTAAAGTAACTAGGCTAACTCGTTCAGCAATAAAGAAAGGTGCAGGGATTCCAGATGGTAGTTGTCATGAACAGAAGTTACAGCCTTCAACCAGCCCAAAAAGGTTTACTTGTTTGTCAGTTTGTAAAGCTAAAGAACCTCAGGATGTGGAGGCTAAACATATAATGGAAGAGCATAAATCGGGTAAACATTCTGTCAAAGATTATTCTGAACATATCATTGCAGACTTTGCAGTCCCAGAACGGTCTGCATTGGAAGATGAGAAATTGGCAACTTCACGAAATGATTTTGTGGTTGAGTTATTACCTACTCATGATATGAATACCCTAAGGCAAAAAGAGGAATGCAATAAGATGCATGAAGTTGAGAGGAATCGTTTAAGGAATTCAACTAGCAGGAACAGGTTTACTCGTTCAGCAGTTCATGTGGAGAATGGGATTAAGTCACTGAAAGCAACACAAGGACTAGAAGCGGATACGTTAGGACGAAACACAAAGTTGAATTCATTTGAAGGAAATGTCGCTGGCGCCAAGAGCTCTGTATTGGAAACTACAGACTGGTCCTCTTCATCACTTGAAGCTGAGGGTGACTCACCCCATATTGAGGAAAATCCAAATGGAGGAAAGATGTCCAGTGTGGTGAAGGCCACTGAAAAAACTGAAG GCAATGGTGAACGTAGTAGAAGTCTGAAGAGGAAAGGTACTCCATCAAAGAAGGAACTAAGACGTTCTCCCCGACTTCAGTTCCTCCCTCGGACTCGCTCACAGAACAAGTCTTAG
- the LOC131326373 gene encoding uncharacterized protein LOC131326373 isoform X4 gives MEPCMHSSSGVELIVDYGNADSEDTIVREEEAIARLRIRSIPLDGDDCVHIQEGDHILATRKSQSKSLSFDAEVEKVLRVRHSKKVHCRCTFVIRWLHQDLKETLTVPSSSVMKLARKSINEHPTVSAFLTMLEKSMGRSNPSPLPPIIADLDFDIYLRELLEKQREIISSLTDMPKKRVAGKLMFCVEVDYEEQNQYRAARSSKLSKSHVQAPPGDNHLKRTTRSAKNLQIGMEAKDPSPPAPSIQEELSKCRPPLHPLAGRAAFASLMSKMPQIATSVPLKPETNKDGNSPISTISASGNTQFMVMGASSIRLAKEKGAGSNTSQLPDSRASFACTVSKTKVSQPPKVTRLTRSAIKKGAGIPDGSCHEQKLQPSTSPKRFTCLSVCKAKEPQDVEAKHIMEEHKSGKHSVKDYSEHIIADFAVPERSALEDEKLATSRNDFVVELLPTHDMNTLRQKEECNKMHEVERNRLRNSTSRNRFTRSAVHVENGIKSLKATQGLEADTLGRNTKLNSFEGNVAGAKSSVLETTDWSSSSLEAEGDSPHIEENPNGGKMSSVVKATEKTEGNFTGNGERSRSLKRKGTPSKKELRRSPRLQFLPRTRSQNKS, from the exons atggaACCTTGCATGCACAGCTCCAGTGGAGTCGAACTAATTGTGGACTATGGGAACGCCGATTCAGAAGACACTATAGTTAGGGAAGAAGAAGCAATTGCGCGTCTGCGCATTCGTTCTATCCCTCTAGATGGCGATGATTGTGTCCACATCCAGGAAGGTGACCATATTCTTGCCACCCGAAAGTCACAATCTAAGAGCCTCTCCTTTGATGCTGAGGTAGAaaag GTCCTAAGGGTAAGACACTCAAAGAAGGTCCATTGCAGATGTACTTTTGTGATCAGATGGCTTCACCAAGACCTTAAAGAAACATTAACTGTCCCCTCTAGTTCAGTCATGAAACTGGCTAGAAAAAGCATCAATGAGCATCCAACTGTTTCAGCATTCTTGACTATGCTGGAGAAGAGCATGGGTCGCTCCAATCCATCTCCATTACCACCCATCATAGCAGACCTGGACTTTGATATCTATCTTCGCGAATTGCtggagaaacagagagagattaTCAGTAGTTTAACTGATATGCCAAAGAAGAGAGTTGCAGGCAAACTTATGTTTTGTGTGGAAG TTGATTACGAAGAACAAAATCAGTATAGGGCGGCTCGTTCATCCAAATTAAGCAAGTCACATGTTCAAGCTCCTCCTGGCGATAATCACTTGAAGAGAACTACTCGGAGCGCAAAAAATTTGCAAATAGGAATGGAAGCGAAGGATCCATCACCACCAGCTCCATCCATCCAAGAGGAGCTGTCGAAATGCCGGCCTCCATTGCATCCACTTGCTGGTCGTGCTGCTTTTGCATCATTAATGTCAAAAATGCCTCAAATAGCTACCTCAGTTCCATTGAAACCAGAGACAAATAAAGATGGAAACTCGCCCATCTCAACCATTAGTGCTTCAGGAAATACTCAATTTATGGTGATGGGTGCTTCTTCCATAAGGTTGGCGAAGGAGAAGGGAGCTGGAAGTAATACCTCACAACTTCCTGATTCTAGGGCCAGTTTTGCATGCACAGTATCCAAAACGAAGGTAAGCCAGCCTCCTAAAGTAACTAGGCTAACTCGTTCAGCAATAAAGAAAGGTGCAGGGATTCCAGATGGTAGTTGTCATGAACAGAAGTTACAGCCTTCAACCAGCCCAAAAAGGTTTACTTGTTTGTCAGTTTGTAAAGCTAAAGAACCTCAGGATGTGGAGGCTAAACATATAATGGAAGAGCATAAATCGGGTAAACATTCTGTCAAAGATTATTCTGAACATATCATTGCAGACTTTGCAGTCCCAGAACGGTCTGCATTGGAAGATGAGAAATTGGCAACTTCACGAAATGATTTTGTGGTTGAGTTATTACCTACTCATGATATGAATACCCTAAGGCAAAAAGAGGAATGCAATAAGATGCATGAAGTTGAGAGGAATCGTTTAAGGAATTCAACTAGCAGGAACAGGTTTACTCGTTCAGCAGTTCATGTGGAGAATGGGATTAAGTCACTGAAAGCAACACAAGGACTAGAAGCGGATACGTTAGGACGAAACACAAAGTTGAATTCATTTGAAGGAAATGTCGCTGGCGCCAAGAGCTCTGTATTGGAAACTACAGACTGGTCCTCTTCATCACTTGAAGCTGAGGGTGACTCACCCCATATTGAGGAAAATCCAAATGGAGGAAAGATGTCCAGTGTGGTGAAGGCCACTGAAAAAACTGAAG GAAACTTTACAGGCAATGGTGAACGTAGTAGAAGTCTGAAGAGGAAAGGTACTCCATCAAAGAAGGAACTAAGACGTTCTCCCCGACTTCAGTTCCTCCCTCGGACTCGCTCACAGAACAAGTCTTAG
- the LOC131326373 gene encoding uncharacterized protein LOC131326373 isoform X2 translates to MTVLLQRTSSPSSSKPCAKRTLLGTLAVSLSDYMEPCMHSSSGVELIVDYGNADSEDTIVREEEAIARLRIRSIPLDGDDCVHIQEGDHILATRKSQSKSLSFDAEVEKVLRVRHSKKVHCRCTFVIRWLHQDLKETLTVPSSSVMKLARKSINEHPTVSAFLTMLEKSMGRSNPSPLPPIIADLDFDIYLRELLEKQREIISSLTDMPKKRVAGKLMFCVEVDYEEQNQYRAARSSKLSKSHVQAPPGDNHLKRTTRSAKNLQIGMEAKDPSPPAPSIQEELSKCRPPLHPLAGRAAFASLMSKMPQIATSVPLKPETNKDGNSPISTISASGNTQFMVMGASSIRLAKEKGAGSNTSQLPDSRASFACTVSKTKVSQPPKVTRLTRSAIKKGAGIPDGSCHEQKLQPSTSPKRFTCLSVCKAKEPQDVEAKHIMEEHKSGKHSVKDYSEHIIADFAVPERSALEDEKLATSRNDFVVELLPTHDMNTLRQKEECNKMHEVERNRLRNSTSRNRFTRSAVHVENGIKSLKATQGLEADTLGRNTKLNSFEGNVAGAKSSVLETTDWSSSSLEAEGDSPHIEENPNGGKMSSVVKATEKTEGNFTGNGERSRSLKRKGTPSKKELRRSPRLQFLPRTRSQNKS, encoded by the exons ATGACAGTACTACTGCAGCGGACGTCGTCGCCGTCGAGCTCGAAGCCCTGCGCAAAGAGGACTCTTCTTGGCACCCTTGCCGTGTCTCTCTCAG actacatggaACCTTGCATGCACAGCTCCAGTGGAGTCGAACTAATTGTGGACTATGGGAACGCCGATTCAGAAGACACTATAGTTAGGGAAGAAGAAGCAATTGCGCGTCTGCGCATTCGTTCTATCCCTCTAGATGGCGATGATTGTGTCCACATCCAGGAAGGTGACCATATTCTTGCCACCCGAAAGTCACAATCTAAGAGCCTCTCCTTTGATGCTGAGGTAGAaaag GTCCTAAGGGTAAGACACTCAAAGAAGGTCCATTGCAGATGTACTTTTGTGATCAGATGGCTTCACCAAGACCTTAAAGAAACATTAACTGTCCCCTCTAGTTCAGTCATGAAACTGGCTAGAAAAAGCATCAATGAGCATCCAACTGTTTCAGCATTCTTGACTATGCTGGAGAAGAGCATGGGTCGCTCCAATCCATCTCCATTACCACCCATCATAGCAGACCTGGACTTTGATATCTATCTTCGCGAATTGCtggagaaacagagagagattaTCAGTAGTTTAACTGATATGCCAAAGAAGAGAGTTGCAGGCAAACTTATGTTTTGTGTGGAAG TTGATTACGAAGAACAAAATCAGTATAGGGCGGCTCGTTCATCCAAATTAAGCAAGTCACATGTTCAAGCTCCTCCTGGCGATAATCACTTGAAGAGAACTACTCGGAGCGCAAAAAATTTGCAAATAGGAATGGAAGCGAAGGATCCATCACCACCAGCTCCATCCATCCAAGAGGAGCTGTCGAAATGCCGGCCTCCATTGCATCCACTTGCTGGTCGTGCTGCTTTTGCATCATTAATGTCAAAAATGCCTCAAATAGCTACCTCAGTTCCATTGAAACCAGAGACAAATAAAGATGGAAACTCGCCCATCTCAACCATTAGTGCTTCAGGAAATACTCAATTTATGGTGATGGGTGCTTCTTCCATAAGGTTGGCGAAGGAGAAGGGAGCTGGAAGTAATACCTCACAACTTCCTGATTCTAGGGCCAGTTTTGCATGCACAGTATCCAAAACGAAGGTAAGCCAGCCTCCTAAAGTAACTAGGCTAACTCGTTCAGCAATAAAGAAAGGTGCAGGGATTCCAGATGGTAGTTGTCATGAACAGAAGTTACAGCCTTCAACCAGCCCAAAAAGGTTTACTTGTTTGTCAGTTTGTAAAGCTAAAGAACCTCAGGATGTGGAGGCTAAACATATAATGGAAGAGCATAAATCGGGTAAACATTCTGTCAAAGATTATTCTGAACATATCATTGCAGACTTTGCAGTCCCAGAACGGTCTGCATTGGAAGATGAGAAATTGGCAACTTCACGAAATGATTTTGTGGTTGAGTTATTACCTACTCATGATATGAATACCCTAAGGCAAAAAGAGGAATGCAATAAGATGCATGAAGTTGAGAGGAATCGTTTAAGGAATTCAACTAGCAGGAACAGGTTTACTCGTTCAGCAGTTCATGTGGAGAATGGGATTAAGTCACTGAAAGCAACACAAGGACTAGAAGCGGATACGTTAGGACGAAACACAAAGTTGAATTCATTTGAAGGAAATGTCGCTGGCGCCAAGAGCTCTGTATTGGAAACTACAGACTGGTCCTCTTCATCACTTGAAGCTGAGGGTGACTCACCCCATATTGAGGAAAATCCAAATGGAGGAAAGATGTCCAGTGTGGTGAAGGCCACTGAAAAAACTGAAG GAAACTTTACAGGCAATGGTGAACGTAGTAGAAGTCTGAAGAGGAAAGGTACTCCATCAAAGAAGGAACTAAGACGTTCTCCCCGACTTCAGTTCCTCCCTCGGACTCGCTCACAGAACAAGTCTTAG
- the LOC131326373 gene encoding uncharacterized protein LOC131326373 isoform X1, with the protein MAATRNRNDDSTTAADVVAVELEALRKEDSSWHPCRVSLSSSGVELIVDYGNADSEDTIVREEEAIARLRIRSIPLDGDDCVHIQEGDHILATRKSQSKSLSFDAEVEKVLRVRHSKKVHCRCTFVIRWLHQDLKETLTVPSSSVMKLARKSINEHPTVSAFLTMLEKSMGRSNPSPLPPIIADLDFDIYLRELLEKQREIISSLTDMPKKRVAGKLMFCVEVDYEEQNQYRAARSSKLSKSHVQAPPGDNHLKRTTRSAKNLQIGMEAKDPSPPAPSIQEELSKCRPPLHPLAGRAAFASLMSKMPQIATSVPLKPETNKDGNSPISTISASGNTQFMVMGASSIRLAKEKGAGSNTSQLPDSRASFACTVSKTKVSQPPKVTRLTRSAIKKGAGIPDGSCHEQKLQPSTSPKRFTCLSVCKAKEPQDVEAKHIMEEHKSGKHSVKDYSEHIIADFAVPERSALEDEKLATSRNDFVVELLPTHDMNTLRQKEECNKMHEVERNRLRNSTSRNRFTRSAVHVENGIKSLKATQGLEADTLGRNTKLNSFEGNVAGAKSSVLETTDWSSSSLEAEGDSPHIEENPNGGKMSSVVKATEKTEGNFTGNGERSRSLKRKGTPSKKELRRSPRLQFLPRTRSQNKS; encoded by the exons ATGGCCGCTACTCGTAATCGCAACGATGACAGTACTACTGCAGCGGACGTCGTCGCCGTCGAGCTCGAAGCCCTGCGCAAAGAGGACTCTTCTTGGCACCCTTGCCGTGTCTCTCTCAG CTCCAGTGGAGTCGAACTAATTGTGGACTATGGGAACGCCGATTCAGAAGACACTATAGTTAGGGAAGAAGAAGCAATTGCGCGTCTGCGCATTCGTTCTATCCCTCTAGATGGCGATGATTGTGTCCACATCCAGGAAGGTGACCATATTCTTGCCACCCGAAAGTCACAATCTAAGAGCCTCTCCTTTGATGCTGAGGTAGAaaag GTCCTAAGGGTAAGACACTCAAAGAAGGTCCATTGCAGATGTACTTTTGTGATCAGATGGCTTCACCAAGACCTTAAAGAAACATTAACTGTCCCCTCTAGTTCAGTCATGAAACTGGCTAGAAAAAGCATCAATGAGCATCCAACTGTTTCAGCATTCTTGACTATGCTGGAGAAGAGCATGGGTCGCTCCAATCCATCTCCATTACCACCCATCATAGCAGACCTGGACTTTGATATCTATCTTCGCGAATTGCtggagaaacagagagagattaTCAGTAGTTTAACTGATATGCCAAAGAAGAGAGTTGCAGGCAAACTTATGTTTTGTGTGGAAG TTGATTACGAAGAACAAAATCAGTATAGGGCGGCTCGTTCATCCAAATTAAGCAAGTCACATGTTCAAGCTCCTCCTGGCGATAATCACTTGAAGAGAACTACTCGGAGCGCAAAAAATTTGCAAATAGGAATGGAAGCGAAGGATCCATCACCACCAGCTCCATCCATCCAAGAGGAGCTGTCGAAATGCCGGCCTCCATTGCATCCACTTGCTGGTCGTGCTGCTTTTGCATCATTAATGTCAAAAATGCCTCAAATAGCTACCTCAGTTCCATTGAAACCAGAGACAAATAAAGATGGAAACTCGCCCATCTCAACCATTAGTGCTTCAGGAAATACTCAATTTATGGTGATGGGTGCTTCTTCCATAAGGTTGGCGAAGGAGAAGGGAGCTGGAAGTAATACCTCACAACTTCCTGATTCTAGGGCCAGTTTTGCATGCACAGTATCCAAAACGAAGGTAAGCCAGCCTCCTAAAGTAACTAGGCTAACTCGTTCAGCAATAAAGAAAGGTGCAGGGATTCCAGATGGTAGTTGTCATGAACAGAAGTTACAGCCTTCAACCAGCCCAAAAAGGTTTACTTGTTTGTCAGTTTGTAAAGCTAAAGAACCTCAGGATGTGGAGGCTAAACATATAATGGAAGAGCATAAATCGGGTAAACATTCTGTCAAAGATTATTCTGAACATATCATTGCAGACTTTGCAGTCCCAGAACGGTCTGCATTGGAAGATGAGAAATTGGCAACTTCACGAAATGATTTTGTGGTTGAGTTATTACCTACTCATGATATGAATACCCTAAGGCAAAAAGAGGAATGCAATAAGATGCATGAAGTTGAGAGGAATCGTTTAAGGAATTCAACTAGCAGGAACAGGTTTACTCGTTCAGCAGTTCATGTGGAGAATGGGATTAAGTCACTGAAAGCAACACAAGGACTAGAAGCGGATACGTTAGGACGAAACACAAAGTTGAATTCATTTGAAGGAAATGTCGCTGGCGCCAAGAGCTCTGTATTGGAAACTACAGACTGGTCCTCTTCATCACTTGAAGCTGAGGGTGACTCACCCCATATTGAGGAAAATCCAAATGGAGGAAAGATGTCCAGTGTGGTGAAGGCCACTGAAAAAACTGAAG GAAACTTTACAGGCAATGGTGAACGTAGTAGAAGTCTGAAGAGGAAAGGTACTCCATCAAAGAAGGAACTAAGACGTTCTCCCCGACTTCAGTTCCTCCCTCGGACTCGCTCACAGAACAAGTCTTAG
- the LOC131326374 gene encoding solanesyl diphosphate synthase 3, chloroplastic/mitochondrial-like, translating into MLVSRGLSRFSRTSLNRSRWLFSFGSKYQQMVPSGHLHSLLDSTRKDGGCRETYYWGSCGFHAIGRQIHHWSSSVVQDQLDPFLLVEHELSILANRLRSMVVAEVPKLASAAEYFFKLGVEGKRFRPTVLLLMATSLNVHIPGPPDAVVDALSEDLRKRQQRIAEITEMIHVASLLHDDVLDDADTRRGIGSLNFVMGNKLAVLAGDFLLSRACVALASLKNTESPCFYRVVSSLATAVEHLVTGETMQMTSTSEQRCSMEYYLQKTYYKTASLISNSCKAIALLAGQTTEVSMLAYEYGKNLGLAFQLIDDILDFTGTSTSLGKGSLSDIRHGIITAPILYAMEEFPQLRAVVDRGFHNPSDVDLALDYLGKSRGMQRTRELAAKHATLGSAAIDSLPESDDEDVRISRRALVDLTHRVTTRTK; encoded by the exons ATGTTAGTTTCTAGGGGATTGTCTCGGTTTTCGAGAACCAGCTTGAACCGCAGTCGATGGCTCTTCTCATTTGGaagcaagtatcaacaaatggtCCCATCTGGTCACTTGCACTCTCTATTGGACTCTACTCGAAAG GATGGTGGATGCAGAGAAACCTATTATTGGGGTTCATGTGGTTTTCATGCCATTGGGCGGCAAATTCATCACTGGAGCAGCTCTGTAGTGCAG GATCAATTGGACCCATTTTTGCTTGTTGAACATGAACTATCCATCCTTGCTAATAGGTTGCGCTCAATGGTAGTTGCCGAG GTCCCAAAGCTTGCCTCAGCTGCCGAGTACTTCTTCAAACTGGGGGTGGAAGGAAAGCGATTTCGACCAACG GTTTTACTGTTGATGGCAACTTCTTTGAACGTACATATACCTGGGCCTCCTGATGCGGTGGTTGATGCTTTATCAGAAGATCTCCGTAAAAGACAACAGCGTATCGCTGAAATCACAGAAATGATCCAT GTGGCAAGCCTTCTTCATGATGACGTATTGGATGATGCAGATACAAGGCGTGGCATTGGTTCATTAAACTTTGTGATGGGGAataag TTAGCTGTATTGGCTGGGGATTTTTTGCTTTCGAGAGCTTGCGTGGCCCTTGCCTCTTTGAAGAACACGGAG TCACCATGTTTTTATCGGGTTGTATCATCACTAGCAACTGCTGTAGAGCATCTTGTTACTGGGGAGACCATGCAAATGACAAGTACATCTGAGCAACGTTGTAG TATGGAATATTATTTGCAAAAGACATACTACAAGACTGCATCGTTGATTTCAAATAGCTGCAAGGCAATAGCCCTTCTTGCAGGGCAAACTACAGAAGTTTCAATGTTGGCTTATGAATATGGGAAGAATCTG GGATTGGCATTTCAGTTAATAGACGACATCCTTGATTTCACTGGCACGTCAACTTCCCTCGGAAAGGGTTCATTATCTGACATCCGTCAT GGAATTATAACAGCTCCCATATTGTATGCTATGGAGGAGTTCCCACAATTGCGAGCAGTTGTTGATCGGGGATTCCACAACCCCTCAGATGTGGATCTT GCTCTTGATTACCTTGGTAAGAGCCGGGGAATGCAGAGAACGCGAGAGCTAGCGGCAAAGCACGCCACCCTTGGCTCTGCTGCAATCGATTCTCTTCCGGAGAgtgacgatgaggatgttcgaATATCAAGGCGGGCCCTGGTGGATCTAACCCATAGGGTTACTACCAGGACAAAGTAG